The proteins below are encoded in one region of Gemmatimonadaceae bacterium:
- a CDS encoding magnesium chelatase domain-containing protein, with protein sequence MLAAIQSAAILGIEAYDITVEVDAARGLPAWTIVGLPAGAVKESRERVGAALVNSGFTLPPRRVTVNLAPAGWTTAKRSALRPARNSAASTAAG encoded by the coding sequence ATGCTTGCCGCGATTCAATCCGCCGCCATCCTCGGCATCGAAGCCTACGACATCACCGTCGAGGTCGACGCCGCGCGCGGCCTGCCGGCCTGGACCATCGTCGGCCTCCCCGCCGGCGCGGTGAAAGAAAGCCGCGAACGCGTCGGCGCAGCGTTAGTCAACTCCGGTTTCACGCTCCCGCCTCGCCGGGTGACCGTGAACCTCGCACCGGCCGGATGGACAACGGCAAAAAGATCGGCGCTTCGTCCGGCGCGTAATTCGGCTGCCAGCACTGCGGCCGGCTAA
- a CDS encoding acyltransferase has translation MAEPTELHPARRHVPALDGVRGVAILAVMAFHFTLRMPDATSGDRLVHRVLGAGWAGVDLFFVLSGLLITTLLLDAKGAPHYYRTFYGRRALRIFPLYYGFLALYFLLVVHRGTTADDHYLWHEQGWWWSYLDNWWLAFVRRTEPPNYFWTGPFWSLAVEEQFYLLWPTLVLLLTRRRLAIVCGAVIVGAPVFRLWLRAHHAALIAPYALTPARLDSLAVGALLAIVLADHRLAYVGSRIFIGLGVMAAAITVAVFHAHGGLWTYGGWEEGPGYTIMAIGWGGLVAAGATAVRGTIPARVLGAHWLRALGKYSYAMYVFHVPIWAHVQPLVFPGNRVPAVFGSHILPSLALGVLCGLLAFAAAFVSWNVYEKQFLKLKRYFAYAPSVRAPRDPAQAEQPQAAGAPGAAIAGAG, from the coding sequence ATGGCAGAGCCGACGGAGTTGCATCCCGCACGGCGCCACGTGCCCGCGCTGGACGGCGTGCGCGGCGTGGCGATCCTCGCGGTAATGGCGTTTCACTTCACGCTGCGCATGCCCGACGCCACGTCGGGCGACCGCCTTGTCCACCGCGTGTTAGGCGCCGGTTGGGCGGGCGTCGACCTGTTCTTCGTGTTGTCGGGTCTGCTGATCACGACCTTGCTGCTCGACGCGAAGGGCGCGCCGCACTACTACCGTACGTTTTACGGCCGCCGGGCGCTGCGGATCTTCCCGCTGTATTACGGATTTCTGGCGCTGTACTTCCTGCTCGTCGTCCATCGGGGCACGACGGCCGACGATCATTACCTGTGGCACGAGCAGGGGTGGTGGTGGAGCTACCTGGACAACTGGTGGCTCGCGTTCGTGCGGCGCACCGAGCCGCCTAACTATTTCTGGACGGGCCCGTTCTGGTCGTTGGCCGTCGAGGAGCAGTTCTACCTGCTGTGGCCGACGCTCGTGCTGCTGCTCACGCGGCGCCGCCTGGCGATCGTCTGCGGCGCCGTCATCGTCGGCGCGCCCGTGTTCCGGTTGTGGCTGCGCGCGCACCACGCGGCGCTGATCGCTCCGTATGCGCTCACGCCGGCGCGTCTCGATTCGCTGGCGGTGGGCGCGCTCCTGGCGATCGTGTTGGCCGACCACCGTCTCGCGTACGTCGGCTCGCGGATCTTCATCGGGCTTGGCGTGATGGCGGCGGCGATCACGGTGGCGGTGTTCCACGCGCACGGCGGGTTGTGGACGTACGGCGGGTGGGAGGAAGGGCCGGGCTACACGATCATGGCGATCGGGTGGGGCGGGCTCGTGGCCGCGGGCGCGACGGCGGTGCGCGGCACCATTCCGGCGCGCGTGCTCGGCGCCCATTGGCTGCGTGCGTTAGGCAAGTACAGTTATGCGATGTACGTCTTCCACGTGCCGATCTGGGCGCACGTGCAGCCGCTGGTGTTCCCCGGGAACCGCGTGCCGGCGGTGTTCGGCTCGCACATCCTGCCGTCGCTTGCGTTAGGCGTGCTATGCGGGCTGCTCGCCTTCGCGGCTGCCTTCGTGAGCTGGAACGTCTACGAGAAACAATTCCTCAAGCTCAAGCGGTATTTCGCGTACGCGCCATCCGTGCGAGCGCCGCGCGATCCGGCGCAAGCCGAGCAGCCACAGGCGGCCGGTGCGCCGGGTGCGGCGATCGCGGGCGCCGGCTGA
- a CDS encoding response regulator — protein sequence MTNVQPPSVLDRANVRAVVRRLFGLGLLALGGVIATLSLIAIVQLVSRSEILQGRQVTLLARDINTLLIDRQAGVRGYLLTTDTTGLASGIASRAQLYASLDSLRSVTGDDPAWQGRIDRLRRLVGRWDASFVDPELAAAGRGDFDSARRIAAQSTALTDSARQTSADLVARAVSRLRERDRSMVAVRWASAGTLLLEIIGLFLIMRRMRSRLLAQAEEVFQQQEHLEMQATQLEEQQAELEQQMAALQQMTGDLESSNAELGSALDAAAAAGEALRERDAELRRTNARLGALFEAAPLAVCAVDAQGVVRQWNPAAQRMFGWTAAQAVGQRLPMFPGSGELPVLNGDTRAVKTDVPGVATRSDGSTFEVSMSWGPVDDDPANGYVVTFADMTDRKRLEAQLMQAQKMEAVGRLAGGVAHDFNNMLTAIKSYSQLLLQDVAADDARHKDIQEIDLAADRAARLTRQLLAFSRQQMLQPRVLDVNQTVSELEKMLQRLLLKDITLSTRLAPELHAVRADAGQLEQVIVNLVVNARDAMPDGGRLTVRTQNVTLDAASAREGWSFAVRPGAYVLISVTDTGLGMDEATKSRIFEPFFTTKDRHKGTGLGLSTVYGIVKQSGGYIRVISAPGEGSTFEVFLPVADGAASPAGQPPRPQTSGGSETVLVVEDDDGIRAVIKRILERAGHRVLEATNGAEALRICDASGDSIDLVLSDIAMPEMQGPDLARRIRELHPHMAMLLMSGYAESASQQEGFLTDGVEFLGKPFSPDALTRKIRHILDGAA from the coding sequence ATGACCAACGTCCAGCCCCCCTCCGTCCTCGACCGAGCGAACGTTCGCGCGGTCGTCCGCCGGCTGTTCGGGCTCGGTCTCCTGGCGCTCGGCGGTGTGATTGCGACGCTCTCGTTGATCGCCATCGTTCAACTGGTGAGCCGGAGCGAGATCCTGCAGGGACGCCAGGTGACGCTGCTCGCCCGCGACATCAACACGCTCCTGATCGACCGACAGGCCGGCGTGCGCGGCTACCTGCTCACCACCGACACGACGGGCCTCGCGTCGGGCATCGCCAGCCGCGCGCAGCTGTACGCCTCGCTGGATTCGCTGCGCTCGGTGACCGGTGATGATCCCGCATGGCAGGGCCGCATCGATCGGCTGCGGCGGCTCGTCGGACGCTGGGACGCGTCCTTCGTCGATCCGGAGCTGGCGGCGGCCGGCCGCGGCGATTTCGACTCGGCGCGGCGCATCGCGGCTCAGAGCACGGCGCTCACCGACAGCGCGCGCCAGACGTCGGCCGACCTGGTAGCGCGCGCCGTATCGCGGCTGCGAGAACGCGATCGCAGCATGGTCGCCGTGCGTTGGGCCTCTGCCGGGACGCTGCTGCTCGAGATCATCGGGCTCTTCCTGATCATGCGGCGCATGCGCTCGCGGCTGCTCGCGCAGGCGGAGGAAGTGTTCCAGCAGCAGGAGCACCTCGAGATGCAGGCGACGCAGCTCGAGGAACAGCAGGCCGAGCTCGAGCAGCAGATGGCGGCGCTGCAGCAGATGACGGGCGACCTCGAATCGTCCAACGCTGAGTTAGGCAGCGCGCTCGATGCCGCGGCCGCGGCCGGCGAAGCGCTCCGCGAGCGCGATGCGGAGCTGCGCCGGACCAACGCTCGGCTGGGTGCGCTGTTCGAAGCCGCGCCGCTGGCGGTCTGCGCCGTGGATGCGCAGGGCGTCGTGCGCCAGTGGAATCCCGCCGCCCAACGCATGTTCGGGTGGACCGCGGCCCAAGCCGTTGGGCAGCGACTGCCGATGTTTCCCGGCAGCGGCGAGCTGCCCGTGCTCAACGGCGACACGCGCGCCGTGAAAACCGACGTGCCCGGCGTGGCCACCCGCAGCGACGGCAGCACGTTCGAGGTGAGCATGTCCTGGGGACCGGTCGACGACGACCCGGCCAACGGCTACGTCGTGACCTTCGCCGATATGACCGACCGCAAACGCCTCGAAGCGCAGCTCATGCAGGCGCAGAAAATGGAAGCGGTCGGCCGGCTCGCCGGCGGCGTGGCGCACGATTTCAACAACATGCTGACGGCGATCAAGAGTTACAGCCAGCTGCTGCTGCAGGATGTCGCCGCCGACGATGCGCGCCACAAGGACATCCAGGAGATCGACCTCGCCGCGGACCGCGCCGCCCGCCTGACGCGCCAGCTGCTCGCGTTCAGCCGCCAGCAGATGCTCCAGCCGCGCGTCCTGGACGTGAATCAAACCGTGAGCGAGCTGGAGAAGATGCTCCAGCGCCTCTTGCTCAAGGACATCACGCTGTCGACGCGGCTCGCGCCCGAGCTGCACGCCGTGCGCGCCGATGCCGGTCAGCTGGAGCAGGTGATCGTCAATCTGGTGGTGAACGCGCGCGACGCGATGCCCGATGGCGGGCGCCTAACGGTACGGACGCAAAACGTCACGCTCGATGCGGCATCGGCGCGGGAGGGCTGGTCGTTCGCGGTGCGCCCGGGCGCGTACGTGTTGATCTCCGTGACCGACACGGGGCTCGGCATGGACGAGGCGACCAAGTCGCGCATCTTCGAGCCGTTCTTCACCACGAAGGATCGGCACAAGGGCACCGGGCTCGGCCTGTCCACGGTGTATGGGATCGTGAAGCAATCGGGCGGATACATTCGCGTCATCAGCGCGCCCGGCGAGGGGTCGACCTTCGAGGTGTTCCTGCCGGTGGCGGACGGCGCCGCCTCGCCCGCCGGACAGCCGCCGCGGCCGCAGACGAGCGGCGGCAGCGAAACGGTGCTGGTGGTGGAGGACGACGACGGCATCCGCGCGGTGATCAAGCGCATTCTCGAGCGAGCGGGGCATCGGGTGCTCGAAGCGACCAACGGCGCCGAAGCGCTTCGGATCTGCGATGCGTCGGGCGACTCGATCGACCTCGTGCTGTCGGACATCGCGATGCCGGAAATGCAGGGTCCCGACCTGGCGCGGCGCATCCGCGAGCTGCACCCGCACATGGCGATGCTGCTCATGTCCGGCTACGCAGAGTCGGCGAGCCAGCAGGAGGGGTTCCTGACGGACGGCGTGGAATTCCTGGGCAAGCCGTTCTCGCCGGACGCGCTGACGCGCAAGATCCGGCACATCCTGGACGGAGCCGCCTAA
- a CDS encoding ABC transporter permease, which produces MLNDLRYAFRTIFRSPGFAAVTVLTLALGIGASTAIFSVVDAVLLRPLPYPQSDRLVDIWSNGLGGNFPGRMGLSYPHALDIRKMRQDFAGVAVYTTQRSNMTGIGDPIEVQAAVVSPDLFSVLGVHPVIGRAFTAADVHAPVTVLSYATWTGRYGGDRSVLGKTIMLDGRAYTVIGVLPPAARFPDERTELWLPIGVAFADNPDLEVNADYFAFSVVGRLAPGASVERAGADLALFSKRLAEASTQTSAPKAGDARSAGANGPAAGPPPGAGAPSGAVRRVVIARSGGPPGGAAGGLKDQLDTPSFTLQALSRSVVGSGRSLILVLFGAVGVVMLIACVNAAGLLMARSSGRRREIAVRRALGAGRGRIVRQLLTESVVLSLAAAGAGLALGAWGLDGILGTWPGVLPRVGTIDIDGRALAFTLALALATGVAFSLVPALRAASPDVERTLRDDSAASTGARRRSHGVLVVTEMALALVLLVGAGLLVRSFVRLSEVRPGFDPQNVLAARIRLTPSRYQNVQQQQDFFDQVEADLMRRPGVMGVSLSRTLPLSGATMMLGMDPREVRADDPDQVLMIGLDVVDAQYFTTLRIPLLAGRVFGPSDRAGSPSVIIVNDLLAKQLWPGQSPIGKQMPLHGGGGGSAPATVVGEIAALRSGRMDAPPQPELYEAVAQSGPLLQAWVSVRASSHPLQLAGAVREAVSRADPQQPIGEIVSLEQLIERQTAARRLTMALVSLFAAVAMTLAAIGMYGLAAYTVTRRTREFGIRVALGAQRSDVLRMVLREHLRLVAAGAAAGIVIALGLTRVMRTLLFDVSPTDVPTFACTVAGLAIVGVLAALMPARRATRVDPMVALRHE; this is translated from the coding sequence ATGCTCAACGACCTCCGGTACGCGTTCCGCACGATTTTCCGCAGCCCCGGATTCGCCGCCGTCACCGTGCTCACGCTTGCGTTGGGCATCGGCGCCAGTACCGCGATCTTCAGCGTCGTCGATGCGGTGTTGCTGCGGCCGCTGCCGTACCCCCAGTCCGACCGGTTGGTCGATATCTGGTCCAACGGGCTGGGCGGCAATTTTCCGGGGCGGATGGGTCTCTCGTATCCACATGCGTTAGACATCCGCAAGATGCGGCAGGATTTCGCTGGCGTTGCGGTCTACACGACGCAGCGATCGAACATGACCGGCATCGGCGATCCCATCGAGGTGCAGGCGGCGGTAGTCTCGCCGGACCTGTTCTCGGTGCTGGGCGTGCATCCGGTGATCGGGCGTGCTTTCACGGCGGCCGATGTGCACGCGCCGGTGACGGTCCTGAGCTACGCGACCTGGACGGGCCGCTATGGCGGGGACCGCTCTGTGTTAGGTAAGACGATCATGCTCGACGGCCGTGCGTACACGGTGATCGGCGTCCTTCCGCCGGCGGCGCGGTTTCCGGATGAGCGCACCGAGTTGTGGCTGCCCATCGGCGTCGCGTTCGCCGACAATCCCGACCTCGAAGTGAATGCCGATTATTTCGCGTTCAGCGTGGTGGGCCGCCTGGCGCCTGGCGCGTCGGTCGAACGCGCCGGCGCCGACCTCGCGCTGTTCTCCAAGCGATTGGCGGAGGCATCCACTCAGACGTCCGCGCCGAAAGCCGGCGATGCCAGGTCCGCCGGAGCGAACGGTCCCGCGGCCGGTCCGCCACCAGGCGCCGGAGCGCCGAGCGGCGCCGTGCGACGAGTCGTGATCGCGCGGTCCGGCGGACCGCCGGGCGGAGCGGCGGGCGGCCTCAAGGACCAACTCGACACGCCGTCCTTCACGCTGCAGGCGTTGAGCCGGTCGGTGGTGGGCAGCGGACGCAGCTTGATCCTGGTGCTCTTCGGCGCCGTTGGCGTGGTGATGCTGATCGCCTGCGTGAACGCCGCCGGTCTCCTCATGGCGCGCTCGAGCGGACGGCGACGCGAGATCGCCGTCCGCCGAGCGTTAGGCGCAGGCCGGGGACGCATCGTGCGGCAGCTGCTCACCGAGAGCGTCGTGCTCTCGCTGGCCGCCGCCGGCGCCGGTTTGGCGTTAGGCGCCTGGGGCCTCGACGGGATTCTCGGCACCTGGCCGGGCGTGCTGCCACGCGTCGGCACAATCGACATCGACGGGCGCGCCCTCGCGTTCACGCTGGCCTTAGCCCTCGCGACCGGCGTCGCCTTCTCGCTCGTGCCCGCACTGCGCGCCGCGTCGCCCGATGTCGAGCGCACGCTGCGCGACGATTCGGCAGCGAGCACCGGCGCGCGCCGGCGCTCGCACGGCGTGCTCGTGGTGACCGAAATGGCCCTCGCGCTGGTGCTGCTCGTGGGGGCCGGACTCCTCGTCCGCAGCTTCGTCCGGCTGAGCGAGGTTCGCCCCGGATTCGATCCCCAGAACGTGCTCGCGGCGCGCATCCGCCTCACGCCGTCGCGCTATCAGAACGTGCAGCAGCAGCAGGACTTTTTCGACCAGGTGGAAGCAGACCTGATGCGCCGGCCCGGCGTGATGGGCGTCTCGCTCTCCCGCACGCTGCCGCTCAGCGGCGCGACGATGATGTTAGGCATGGATCCGCGCGAGGTGCGCGCCGACGATCCGGATCAGGTGCTGATGATCGGCCTCGATGTCGTCGATGCGCAGTACTTCACCACCCTGCGCATCCCGCTGCTCGCCGGGCGCGTCTTCGGCCCGTCCGACCGCGCCGGCTCGCCGAGCGTCATCATCGTGAACGATCTGCTCGCCAAACAGCTGTGGCCCGGTCAGTCGCCGATCGGCAAGCAAATGCCGCTGCACGGCGGCGGCGGAGGGTCGGCGCCGGCGACGGTGGTTGGCGAAATCGCCGCCCTGCGCTCGGGTCGCATGGACGCGCCGCCGCAGCCCGAGCTTTATGAGGCGGTGGCGCAGTCCGGGCCGCTGCTGCAAGCGTGGGTGTCGGTGCGCGCGTCGAGCCATCCGCTGCAGCTCGCCGGGGCCGTGCGCGAAGCGGTGTCGCGCGCCGATCCGCAGCAGCCGATCGGCGAGATCGTGAGCCTGGAACAACTGATCGAGCGGCAGACGGCGGCGCGGCGTCTGACGATGGCGCTGGTGTCGCTCTTCGCGGCGGTCGCGATGACGCTGGCGGCGATCGGGATGTACGGCCTGGCGGCGTACACGGTGACGCGGCGGACGCGCGAGTTCGGCATCCGCGTTGCGTTAGGCGCGCAGCGGAGCGACGTCCTGCGCATGGTGCTGCGCGAGCACCTGCGCCTGGTCGCCGCCGGCGCCGCGGCCGGCATCGTCATCGCGCTCGGCCTCACGCGCGTGATGCGTACGTTGCTCTTCGATGTGAGCCCGACGGATGTGCCGACGTTCGCGTGTACCGTGGCCGGCCTGGCGATCGTCGGGGTGCTGGCGGCGCTCATGCCCGCCCGCCGCGCCACGCGCGTGGACCCGATGGTGGCCCTCCGCCACGAATAG
- a CDS encoding NUDIX domain-containing protein: MYAYVLALLFTPDREQVVLMDKTRPAWQRGRVNALGGKLAPGESAAEAARREVREEAGVDVAAWDTVLVWRDPQYTMHVLRAFDDAASSACTAEDQRVFRAPVHALPANVIDNLRWLVPLALDRDVALPIEVRSASPHGSGLTEPPP; this comes from the coding sequence ATGTACGCTTACGTTCTCGCGCTTCTTTTCACACCCGATCGCGAACAGGTCGTGCTGATGGACAAAACGCGGCCGGCGTGGCAGCGCGGGCGCGTCAATGCGTTAGGCGGCAAGCTCGCGCCGGGCGAGAGCGCCGCGGAGGCCGCCCGCCGCGAGGTGCGCGAGGAAGCAGGTGTCGATGTCGCCGCGTGGGACACGGTGCTCGTCTGGCGCGATCCCCAGTACACGATGCACGTGCTTCGTGCCTTTGACGACGCGGCAAGCAGCGCGTGCACCGCCGAGGATCAGCGCGTGTTCCGGGCGCCGGTGCATGCGCTGCCCGCGAACGTGATCGACAATCTGCGCTGGCTCGTGCCGCTCGCGCTGGATCGTGACGTGGCGCTGCCGATCGAGGTGCGGAGCGCCTCGCCTCACGGATCGGGACTCACCGAGCCGCCGCCGTGA
- a CDS encoding DUF445 domain-containing protein, producing MTDQIAPPTVSMPLSRPDDADRQAQLDRMKRRATGLLVLATAIFGVTRWYESRLPWLGFIRATAEAAMVGGLADWFAVTALFRHPLGLPIPHTAIVAARKDRIGRTLGNFVQFNFLARDVVARRLASMRIADRAVTWLSDPAHARLIAHQVALGLARSAEALPDDEARRLIGEGLAARVHATRAAPVLGSVLTFITTDSRHQDLLDDALGLIEQSVRENREIIRVKVTEETPWWVPEVVDERIYLKIVSAIENLLHEVRESPDHPLRAKFHEALVRFTDKLRNSPDVIEKAEAFKEELFSAPVLDEIATSIWRTARTGLVRYADREPAEGAAPGALERGIVSFAAAMRSNEAMLGELDRFITDATLTVVEQYRHEVGELIAHTVAAWDPDATSRRIELAIGRDLQFIRINGTLVGGLAGLIIYAVSRLW from the coding sequence GTGACCGATCAGATCGCGCCTCCCACGGTTTCGATGCCGCTTTCGCGGCCGGACGACGCGGACCGGCAGGCCCAGCTCGACCGCATGAAGCGGCGGGCCACGGGCCTGCTGGTGCTGGCGACTGCGATCTTCGGCGTGACGCGCTGGTACGAGAGCCGCCTGCCGTGGCTCGGTTTCATCCGCGCGACCGCCGAAGCCGCGATGGTGGGCGGGTTGGCCGACTGGTTCGCCGTCACCGCGCTGTTTCGCCATCCCCTCGGTCTTCCGATCCCGCACACGGCCATCGTCGCCGCACGCAAGGACCGGATCGGGCGTACGTTAGGCAACTTCGTCCAGTTCAACTTCCTGGCGCGCGACGTCGTAGCGCGGCGCCTCGCGTCCATGCGCATCGCCGATCGCGCCGTCACGTGGCTCTCGGATCCCGCGCACGCGCGGCTCATCGCGCATCAAGTGGCACTCGGTCTCGCACGCTCGGCGGAAGCATTGCCGGACGACGAAGCGCGCCGGCTCATTGGCGAAGGCCTAGCGGCGCGCGTGCACGCGACGCGCGCGGCGCCGGTGTTGGGATCGGTTCTCACATTCATTACGACCGATAGCCGGCACCAGGATCTGCTCGACGACGCGCTCGGACTCATCGAGCAATCCGTGCGCGAAAATCGCGAGATCATCCGCGTGAAGGTCACGGAAGAAACCCCGTGGTGGGTGCCGGAGGTGGTAGACGAGCGGATCTACCTCAAGATCGTGAGCGCGATCGAGAATCTCCTGCACGAGGTGCGCGAGTCGCCGGATCACCCGTTGCGCGCCAAATTCCACGAGGCGCTGGTCCGGTTCACCGACAAGTTGCGCAACTCGCCCGACGTCATCGAGAAGGCCGAAGCGTTCAAGGAGGAGTTGTTCAGTGCGCCGGTGTTGGACGAGATTGCGACGTCGATCTGGCGCACCGCGCGCACGGGGCTCGTGCGCTATGCGGATCGCGAGCCGGCCGAAGGCGCGGCGCCGGGCGCGCTCGAGCGCGGCATCGTGTCCTTCGCCGCGGCGATGCGCTCGAACGAGGCCATGCTCGGCGAGCTGGACCGATTCATCACCGACGCGACGCTGACGGTGGTCGAGCAGTATCGGCACGAGGTCGGCGAGCTGATCGCGCACACGGTGGCGGCCTGGGATCCGGACGCGACGTCGCGCCGGATCGAACTGGCGATCGGCCGCGACCTCCAGTTCATCCGCATCAACGGGACGCTCGTCGGCGGCTTGGCGGGACTCATCATTTACGCGGTGTCCCGGCTCTGGTGA
- a CDS encoding plastocyanin/azurin family copper-binding protein → MRKMLCACVVVGLVSLAACGGSTGPYGGTGGTMQGGGGNSTSNAISIGNDFFSPSSTTVATGTTVTWTWNSSGTAHTVTFDDGAPGSGAKSSGTFSRTFTTAGTYTYYCQIHGRAVMSGSITVQ, encoded by the coding sequence ATGCGGAAAATGCTGTGTGCGTGTGTGGTGGTCGGACTGGTGAGTCTCGCCGCGTGCGGCGGCTCGACCGGACCGTACGGCGGGACGGGTGGAACCATGCAGGGCGGCGGCGGAAACTCGACCAGCAACGCGATATCGATCGGCAACGACTTTTTCAGTCCGTCGAGCACGACGGTCGCCACGGGCACCACCGTCACGTGGACGTGGAATTCGAGCGGCACTGCGCACACCGTGACATTCGATGATGGCGCGCCCGGTTCAGGTGCGAAATCGAGCGGCACGTTCTCGCGCACGTTCACGACGGCTGGAACCTACACCTACTACTGTCAGATTCATGGACGAGCCGTGATGTCGGGCTCGATCACCGTGCAGTAA
- a CDS encoding LytTR family DNA-binding domain-containing protein: MTMRLDTLIVDDEPLARTHLRELLSAHPDVHITGECGNGRDAVNMVRELEPSLVLLDIQMPELSGLDVVREIGPASMPAVIFVTAHDAYALDAFGVFAVGYLLKPVQPEQLQAALTRVKSIQAPVQRDDAGIRLTDTAGPPNGEGSDPERLAIRVDGRIVFLKIEDIDWVEAMDNHVRLHLGSRVHVVRGTLTNLERRLASGFLRIHRSTLVNVSRVVEAQPWFGGDFVLILGDGTRLTSGRSHRPQVQRFLRQSL; encoded by the coding sequence ATGACGATGCGTCTCGACACCCTGATCGTCGACGACGAGCCGCTGGCGCGGACGCACCTCCGCGAGCTGCTCTCGGCGCACCCCGACGTGCACATCACGGGCGAATGCGGCAACGGCCGCGACGCGGTGAACATGGTGCGCGAGCTCGAACCCTCGCTGGTGTTGTTGGACATCCAGATGCCGGAGCTCAGCGGGCTCGATGTGGTCCGGGAGATCGGACCGGCGTCGATGCCCGCGGTGATCTTCGTGACCGCGCACGACGCCTACGCCCTCGACGCGTTCGGCGTGTTCGCCGTCGGCTATTTGCTCAAGCCCGTGCAGCCGGAGCAGCTCCAGGCGGCGCTGACGCGCGTGAAATCGATCCAGGCGCCCGTGCAGCGCGACGACGCCGGCATCCGGCTCACCGACACGGCCGGTCCGCCTAACGGAGAGGGGTCGGACCCGGAACGCCTGGCCATCCGCGTCGACGGCCGCATCGTCTTTCTCAAAATCGAGGACATCGACTGGGTCGAGGCGATGGACAACCACGTGCGGCTCCACTTGGGCAGCCGCGTCCACGTCGTGCGCGGCACGCTCACGAACCTCGAGCGCCGACTCGCATCGGGATTCCTGCGCATCCATCGGTCCACGCTGGTGAACGTGAGCCGCGTGGTCGAAGCCCAACCGTGGTTCGGCGGCGACTTCGTGCTGATCTTGGGCGACGGCACGCGCCTGACCTCGGGGCGCAGCCACCGCCCGCAAGTGCAGCGGTTTCTGCGGCAGAGTCTGTAA
- a CDS encoding histidine kinase, translated as MSAKDDSSIQPLLDQHRSEAERLLNGMRAVVLMLLAATGAFYASSLPAAVNRVNLLLLAPILAWTVGQWIAFRGRPQLPRWLTVANPLIDVTWITLLMGGYALAGRVELGLRSPMFLAYFAVLASRPITSSTRLAATTAALAVGEYTALALGLLLAGGTRIVSSPVEAAVGFGLSPLDECAKVLLLAVSGCVAVYATAWQARLLRSYHEQTRHGEQLESALARAQLRSLELQLHPHFLFNTLNTITALLRSDARAAERVVAGLSELLRFSLRGAAQQEVSLERELELLRRYVEIQQYRFSDRLRVELSVDPRARRALVPSFLLQPLVENSIHHGIAPRASGGSVRVLIEREEDTVLLTVTDDGIGVGAAARARRGGDGAPSSSGGGVGLGNTRARLRHLYGDAHRFEAGARPEGGFEVHIEIPFRDAAESTSPAILEVVA; from the coding sequence ATGTCCGCCAAAGACGACTCCAGCATTCAGCCGCTCCTCGACCAACACCGTTCGGAGGCCGAGCGGCTGCTCAACGGCATGCGGGCGGTGGTGCTCATGCTGCTCGCGGCGACGGGAGCGTTCTACGCATCGTCGCTGCCGGCGGCGGTGAATCGGGTCAACCTGCTGCTGCTCGCGCCGATTCTCGCCTGGACGGTCGGGCAATGGATCGCGTTCCGCGGACGTCCGCAGCTGCCGCGCTGGCTCACGGTGGCCAATCCGCTGATCGACGTCACGTGGATCACGCTGCTCATGGGCGGATACGCGCTCGCGGGCCGGGTGGAGCTTGGCCTGCGCTCGCCGATGTTTCTCGCGTACTTCGCCGTGCTCGCCTCGCGGCCCATCACCTCGTCGACGCGGCTGGCGGCGACGACCGCCGCCCTGGCGGTGGGCGAGTACACGGCGCTTGCGTTAGGCTTGTTGCTCGCCGGCGGGACGCGCATCGTGTCCAGTCCGGTCGAGGCGGCGGTCGGCTTCGGGCTGTCTCCGTTAGACGAGTGCGCCAAGGTGCTGCTGCTCGCGGTGTCTGGGTGCGTCGCCGTGTACGCCACCGCGTGGCAGGCGCGGCTGCTGCGCAGCTATCACGAGCAGACGCGTCACGGCGAGCAGCTGGAGAGCGCGCTGGCCCGCGCGCAGCTGCGGAGCCTCGAGCTGCAGCTGCACCCGCACTTTCTCTTCAACACGCTCAACACGATCACGGCCTTGCTGCGCTCGGACGCGCGCGCGGCCGAGCGCGTGGTGGCCGGCCTGAGCGAGCTGCTGCGGTTCTCGCTGCGCGGCGCCGCGCAGCAGGAAGTGTCGTTGGAGCGGGAGCTGGAGCTGCTCCGGCGGTACGTCGAGATCCAGCAATACCGGTTTTCCGACCGGCTGCGCGTCGAGCTGTCGGTCGATCCGCGCGCGCGTCGAGCGTTGGTCCCGAGCTTCCTCCTCCAGCCGCTGGTCGAGAACTCGATTCATCACGGGATCGCGCCGCGCGCCTCGGGCGGGTCGGTGCGAGTGCTGATCGAGCGCGAAGAGGACACGGTGCTGCTGACGGTGACGGACGACGGCATCGGCGTCGGCGCGGCAGCGCGGGCGCGGCGGGGCGGGGACGGCGCGCCCAGCTCGTCGGGCGGCGGCGTTGGGTTAGGCAATACGCGGGCCCGGTTGCGCCACCTGTACGGCGACGCGCACCGGTTCGAGGCAGGCGCACGACCCGAAGGCGGTTTCGAAGTCCACATCGAAATTCCGTTCCGCGATGCCGCGGAGTCCACATCACCGGCCATTCTGGAGGTTGTAGCATGA